A section of the Babesia microti strain RI chromosome I, complete genome genome encodes:
- a CDS encoding tubulin beta (overlaps_old_locusTagID:BBM_I01045), producing MREIVHIQAGQCGNQIGAKFWEVISDEHGIDPTGTYVGDSPLQLERANVFYNQSSGGRYVPRAILMDLEPGTMDSVRSGPYGELFRPDNYVFGQSGAGNNWAKGHYTEGAELIDSVLDVVRKEAEGCDCLQGFQITHSLGGGTGSGMGTLLISKIREEYPDRIMETFSVFPSPKVSDTVVEPYNATLSVHQLVENADEVQVIDNEALYDICFRTLKLSTPTYGDLNHLVSAAMSGVTCSLRFPGQLNSDLRKLAVNLIPFPRLHFFMIGFAPLTSRGSQQYRALTVPELTQQMFDAKNMMCASDPRRGKYLTACAMFRGKMSTKEVDEQMLNVQNKNSSFFVEWIPHNTKSSVCDIPPKGLKMAVTFVGNSTAIQEMFKRVSEQFTAMFRRKAFLHWYTGEGMDEMEFTEAESNMNDLVSEYQQYQEATVEDDDFDDE from the exons atgaGAGAAATTGTACACATTCAAGCGGGTCAATGTGGTAATCAAATTGGAGCCAAATTTTGGGAAGTCATCTCTGATGAACATGGTATAGATCCA ACCGGAACGTATGTTGGCGATAGTCCCTTGCAACTAGAAAGAGCAAACGTTTTTTATAACCAGTCTAGTGGTGGTAGATACGTACCAAGGGCCATACTCATGGATTTGGAACCTGGCACCATGGATTCTGTTAGATCTGGCCCATACGGTGAATTGTTTCGCCCGGATAACTATGTTTTCGGTCAATCAGGTGCAGGAAATAATTGGGCTAAGGGTCATTATACTGAAGGAGCGGAGCTCATAGACTCAGTTTTGGATGTGGTTAGGAAAGAAGCTGAGGGGTGTGATTGTTTACAGGGTTTTCAG ATAACTCACTCTCTGGGCGGTGGTACTGGTTCTGGAATGGGAACTTTGCTGATCAGCAAGATTAGGGAAGAGTACCCAGATAGGATAATGGAAACATTTTCTGTGTTCCCCTCGCCGAAGGTATCAGACACCGTTGTAGAACCATATAATGCAACACTTTCCGTCCATCAATTGGTTGAGAATGCTGATGAAGTTCAGGTTATTGACAACGAAGCTTTGTACGACATTTGCTTTAGGACGCTCAAATTGAGCACTCCTACCTATGGCgatttaaatcatttggtTAGCGCTGCGATGAGTGGAGTGACATGCTCGCTAAGATTTCCGGGTCAGCTCAACTCTGATTTGAGAAAACTAGCTGTGAATCTCATTCCCTTCCCGAGATTGCATTTCTTTATGATTGGATTTGCACCCTTAACTAGCCGTGGCTCACAACAATACAGGGCACTCACCGTACCTGAATTGACACAACAAATGTTCGACGCCAAGAATATGATGTGTGCTTCGGATCCCAGAAGGGGTAAATACTTGACCGCTTGCGCTATGTTCAGGGGGAAGATGAGCACCAAAGAGGTTGATGAGCAAATGCTTAATGTACAGAATAAGAACTCAAGTTTCTTTGTTGAATGGATTCCTCATAACACCAAGTCTAGTGTGTGTGATATCCCTCCCAAGGGCTTGAAAATGGCTGTCACTTTCGTTGGCAACTCCACTGCAATACAGGAAATGTTCAAACGTGTTTCAGAGCAATTCACTGCTATGTTCAGGAGAAAGGCATTTTTACATTGGTATACCGGGGAAGGCATGGATGAGATGGAATTCACTGAGGCTGAGAGTAATATGAACGATTTGGTTAGCGAGTACCAGCAGTATCAGGAGGCTACTGTTGAGGATGACGATTTTGACGATGAGTAA
- a CDS encoding Kanadaptin (overlaps_old_locusTagID:BBM_I01050), translating into MRQNGDDDDDWTKLSYSIPVNWIVKDGGSRKHLVYNPPKWASSNKVNYGLSLDVIMNGQLLSNISLDNKSYYIIGSLQNSDVYYPSAQVSRSHVVLQYHRDKRLLVMDLDSKYGTILNGKKLETLSYYPYNVGDQLILGTPDINRRIFVLNGPSQLIIPPIKLHKLEQKTQNKGGFKSGNKKSKEKLDAEVNSVCDVCYDMFDEDEEFFDRTNTSGNMSDKKRKVRHSAESLKYDIARLGEQEINVFNRWYKLLRTQYNPNGGVCDETALDFKIELEQDKIMLQQELDAYRLEMSRFIKLLEIATL; encoded by the exons ATGCGGCAAAATGGagatgatgatgatgattgGACTAAGCTTAGCTACAGTATTCCAGTGAATTGGATAGTGAAGGATGGTGGCTCGAGGAAACATTTGGTTTACAACCCGCCTAAATGGGCCAGCTCTAATAAAGTGAACTACGGGTTGAGTTTGGACGTGATAATGAATGGTCAACTTCTCAGCAATATTTCGCTAGACAACAAATCttattacataattggATCATTGCAAAACTCCGATGTGTATTATCCTAGTGCACAGGTATCACGGAGCCATGTTG TTTTGCAGTATCACAGGGATAAACGCCTGTTAGTTATGGACTTGGACTCGAAATATGGCACAATTTTGAACGGCAAAAAACTCGAAACACTATCCTATTATCCGTATAATGTGGGAGATCAGCTAATTTTGGGGACTCCAGATATTAATCGTCGTATTTTTGTACTCAATGGACCCTCGCAACTCATAATACCCCCAATTAAATTGCACAAGTTGGAGCAAAAAACGCAAAATAAAGGTGGGTTTAAAAGTGGAAATAAAAAAAGTAAGGAGAAGTTAGATGCGGAAGTTAATAGTGTGTGTGACGTGTGTTATGATATGTTTGACGAGGATGAAGAATTTTTCGATCGCACAAATACTAGTGGAAATATGAGCGATAAAAAGAGGAAGGTGAGGCATAGCGCTGAATCTTTAAAATACGATATTGCCAGGTTGGGAGAGCAAGAAATTAATGTGTTTAACCGATGGTACAAGTTACTGCGTACCCAGTACAACCCCAACGGGGGTGTTTGTGATGAAACTGCACTAGATTTTAAAATCGAGTTGGAGcaagataaaattatgcTACAACAAGAATTAGATGCATATAGATTAGAAATGTCTAGATTTATTAAACTCTTAGAGATCGCAACtctttga
- a CDS encoding hypothetical protein (overlaps_old_locusTagID:BBM_I01035) yields the protein MKMEGARLAPTNTYVNQGLKETLHKQTNLHSKELLQSTGTKKVQKFSKNPVIPISDPRTILKSNNLENSKGSGHYESTRDKNSESEGGHLKLDNFNVPMITKDYNCDVNYRNQYLQNYGYHREYNYSKGHEKNINLQCKIKPLQCLTNCESSSIDSIRLFRSDAPSNSDYSSSLGDGNFYKTQEQFERERQIKLFSLISNRRIYDPDGPIKFDFPPNGHIKTTRAELFPWPNESTRVLSVNSSKRRIHKACWVSKSCNGAVVPAAVKFVEDSNPRDGRSIRREIECHLFLYQRMSQLAGVQKHFMPSHMIQDAWPCSEMLGYYLDKKIPGASILITRKLSGPDFFDLIRAESESNAAWKTHAQYQLNKLEWCILALERIAVYGKVGIRHNDIKPDNIVLDIYENVKGEQCTDVKVIDLGTASMSFAKDFTGGTSWYESPEQKMREYYTKKKKEPTRGQHIDIDISSDAWGAGLSIAEVLSGRRAVDVMRPPAGPGQLEFLGPPNDHFDGDNDTTSKTIPCSPSDDSARMLCNYMASPNDSCSSDTSMQYLVEDEISTFIHDGQECNELCRKSWSMCPGKWVDLVKKSIGLSHDLNKHRFPICAKAAVIVIDSLVKPNPRNRRNVSEVATILRSLLGKM from the coding sequence ATGAAAATGGAAGGAGCGAGGTTGGCGCCTACAAACACATACGTCAATCAAGGACTGAAAGAAACTCTCCAcaaacaaacaaatttgcaCTCTAAAGAGCTGCTACAATCTACAGGTACCAAAAAAgtacaaaaattttctaaaaATCCTGTAATACCAATCTCCGACCCCCGTACCATCCTaaaatcaaacaatttggaaaataGTAAAGGTAGCGGACATTACGAAAGCACCCGCGACAAAAATAGTGAAAGTGAGGGGGGACATCTAAAATTAGACAATTTTAACGTACCTATGATCACTAAAGATTACAATTGTGACGTAAATTACAGAAATCAATATCTCCAAAATTATGGTTATCATAGGGAATATAATTACTCGAAGGGAcatgaaaaaaatataaaccTTCAATGCAAAATTAAACCACTCCAATGCCTGACAAACTGTGAATCCTCTTCAATCGATTCCATTAGATTATTCCGATCCGATGCCCCCTCCAACAGTGATTATTCGTCGTCACTTGGCGATgggaatttttataaaactCAAGAACAATTTGAGAGGGAAAGACAAATAAAGTTATTCAGCCTAATCTCCAATAGGAGAATATATGACCCAGACGGACCAATCAAATTCGATTTCCCGCCCAATGGGCATATCAAAACAACTAGAGCCGAACTATTCCCATGGCCAAACGAATCCACTCGTGTTCTTAGCGTCAATTCCAGCAAGAGGAGGATACATAAAGCATGTTGGGTTTCAAAATCTTGCAATGGAGCGGTAGTCCCAGCCGCTGTGAAATTTGTTGAAGATTCAAATCCAAGAGATGGCAGGTCTATAAGAAGGGAAATTGAGTGTCATTTGTTTTTATACCAACGGATGTCCCAATTGGCTGGGGTTCAAAAACATTTTATGCCGTCGCATATGATTCAAGATGCTTGGCCATGTTCGGAAATGCTCggatattatttagacaaGAAAATACCAGGCGCTTCAATTTTGATAACCAGAAAATTATCTGGCCCTGATTTTTTCGATTTGATACGCGCGGAATCTGAAAGTAATGCTGCGTGGAAAACGCATGCACAATATCAGTTAAACAAACTGGAGTGGTGCATATTAGCTTTGGAGCGTATCGCAGTATATGGAAAAGTAGGAATAAGGCATAACGACATAAAACCTGATAACATAGTACTAGATATTTATGAAAATGTCAAAGGTGAACAGTGTACGGATGTAAAAGTTATAGATTTGGGAACGGCTTCAATGTCGTTTGCCAAGGATTTCACAGGGGGTACATCATGGTATGAGTCTCCAGAACAGAAAATGAGAGAGTATTATACAAAGAAGAAGAAAGAACCAACACGTGGACAACATATAGATATAGATATATCGTCAGATGCTTGGGGAGCGGGCTTATCAATTGCAGAAGTTTTGTCTGGCAGAAGAGCAGTTGATGTTATGAGACCACCTGCTGGACCTGGTCAATTGGAATTTTTAGGCCCTCCCAATGACCATTTTGACGGTGACAATGACACAACTTCAAAAACAATACCATGCTCTCCATCTGATGATTCAGCCAGAATGctttgtaattatatgGCGTCACCTAATGATTCATGCAGCAGCGACACATCAATGCAGTATCTGGTAGAAGATGAAATTTCTACATTTATCCACGATGGGCAAGAGTGCAACGAATTGTGTAGAAAATCATGGTCGATGTGCCCAGGAAAATGGGTTGATTTAGTTAAAAAATCTATTGGACTATCCCATGATTTGAATAAACACCGTTTCCCAATTTGTGCAAAAGCAGCGGTCATAGTTATTGACAGTCTAGTCAAACCTAATCCCAGGAATAGACGTAATGTATCGGAAGTAGCGACGATCTTACGTTCTCTGCTGggaaaaatgtaa
- a CDS encoding GTPase Obg (overlaps_old_locusTagID:BBM_I01055) — translation MLSSYRGIIRLVTESRSETPASYQKPFLDYLRVIVKGGNGGPPLKNANRGRNFKGPGYGGHGGDVIFTSSHLVPDLLRLQHEICANNGGAGAGTSRGLHAKNKIIKVPLGLIVRKRLDTGERDQEGRRLKVSVFWKQFLKDDESLIVARGGRGGLGPSTFKKHDNKLPELGEKCYLELELRLLNDVAFIGDASTGKTSIISAITGYQTRIGPERGSTTRPHVSVLKFKDGVEIRLLDLPPLDPCDNDDQFKLINRHIYRSKAIAYVLDASKPFDNDFEKLRNSLNTETHTPHMHKAEICDMLHRDSLYNLDTIFYKIKSKFPQIQIVPTSASFGLGLNEAVDAIRNSLHNSSNIVLYS, via the exons ATGCTTAGTAGCTACCGGGGCATTATAAGATTGGTAACGGAGAGTAGGTCGGAGACACCGGCAAGCTACCAAAAGCCCTTTTTAGACTATTTGAGAGTTATAGTAAAGGGTGGTAATGGAGGACCGCCACTGAAAAATGCAAATAG AGGTCGTAATTTCAAGGGGCCCGGCTATGGAGGCCATGGCGGTGatgtaatatttacatcCTCACACCTCGTCCCCGATCTACTAAGGTTACAACATGAG ATTTGCGCCAACAATGGAGGCGCCGGAGCTGGCACCAGTAGGGGCTTACACGCAaagaataaaattattaaagtaCCTCTTGGACTAATTGTAAGAAAAAGGTTGGACACAGGGGAAAGGGACCAGGAGGGGAGAAGGCTCAAGGTTTCTGTTTTTTG GAAACAATTCTTGAAGGATGATGAATCATTAATCGTTGCTAGGGGAGGAAGAGGCGGATTAGGACCTTCCACCTTTAAAAAACATGATAACAA ATTGCCTGAGCTAGGagaaaaatgttatttggAATTGGAGTTGCGCTTGTTAAACGACGTCGCATTTATTGGGGATGCAAGTACTGGCAAAACTTCTATTATTAGTGCTATAACTGGGTACCAAACGAGAATTGGACCTGAAAGAGGTTCTACAACGAGACCACATGTATCAGTGCTAAAATTTAAAGACGGAGTTGAAATTAGGCTACTAGATTTGCCACCACTAGATCCTTGTGATAATGATGATCAATTCAAGCTTATAAACCGGCATATCTATCGCTCGAAGGCCATAGCATATGTACTAGACGCTTCAAAGCCATTTGAcaatgattttgaaaaattgcgCAATTCACTAAATACCGAAACGCACACACCACATATGCATAAGGCGGAAATA TGCGATATGCTTCATAGGGATTCGCTTTACAACTTAGATactatattttacaaaattaaatccaaatttccacaaattcaaattgtacCCACCAGCGCCTCATTTGGCCTCGGATTGAACGAAGCTGTGGATGCGATACGAAACTCACTCCACAACTCCTCCAACATCGTATTGTATTCATAA
- a CDS encoding minichromosome maintenance protein 7 (cell division control protein) (overlaps_old_locusTagID:BBM_I01070), with protein sequence MGDQVDVIQSKVAAYSSHLRIIREFLDTFEDSSCVSIAYATQWDPKVYKAHIQRIKDGRSNLLPIKLDDFRQYMCTSEELSLVYQGLMTNSLRYIEIIYSAAESILNELLPMDLSNLEIMDKSLLVDSADEQRRNRMKQCNVPPHLRCSFNISFIPGIGSPNIRMKALNADSVGCLTTIEAEVTRVGAIKPKLQVGTYECDMCHNHTFKAVEGFHFMPLIDCAKCSSAKNTRATLKFHPKLSKFVKYQEFKVQEPLSQLLEGNLPVMLNCYIAGDFTFSENLTPGTSVKITGILTPIAKFGYFASNPTFLADNMFQVLHLESIKNSNHIFAKTISGPQLEAHVDKLLNSSDLYDRLSFNIAPEIYGHDDVKKALLLQLIGGCSTKKVDGGHIRGDIHILLMGDPGVAKSQLLKKICSLSNRAVYTTGKGSSSAGLTAAIVKDPRTGETTLEGGALVLADTGICCIDEFDKMDVYDRSAIYETVSIAKAGHVTGMPARCAVLAAANPISGKYDIKKSVFQNINLPAALLTRFDLQFLLLDRANRSNDVMLAQHVIGVMRGEPHNNNQMLLPKEVFMEFIARAKRINPKIPQSVSDLICDWYVSMREVEEKQDFYNDKRISYTTPRALLAVIRLSQALARLRHSEEVALEDFHEAIRLTEQSKASVTEAILDHRKARNVDYTTQVMNILRHDSESMMKRILWDGWLPMADLNQQTLVYGIKKSQVSSAIQKYIELAVLVKSSDEKVAFIQDIKE encoded by the exons ATGGGTGATCAAGTGGATGTTATTCAATCAAAGGTTGCGGCATATTCTAGTCACTTGCGGATAATTCGAGAGTTTTTGGACACGTTTGAAGATAGTTCATGTGTGTCAATAGCGTACGCTACACAATGGGACCCAAAGGTCTACAAAGCACACATA CAACGTATTAAAGATGGAAGATCAAACCTACTTCCGattaaattggatgattttCGTCAG TATATGTGTACTTCCGAGGAACTTAGTCTTGTGTATCAAGGACTAATGACTAATTCGTTGAGatatattgaaataatttactcCGCCGCAGAGTCTATTCTGAATGAACTCCTCCCTATGGATTTATCGAATCTTGAAATCATGGATAAGTCTTTATTGGTAGATTCGGCGGATGAGCAGAG ACGGAATCGGATGAAACAATGCAATGTTCCTCCTCACTTAAGATGTTCCTTCAATATAAGCTTTATTCCTGGTATTGGAAGCCCAAATATTCGAATGAAAGCACTAAATGCCGACTCCGTTGGATGCCTAACAACTATTGAG GCGGAAGTTACCAGAGTTGGCGCTATCAAACCCAAATTACAAGTTGGAACATATGAATGCGATATGTGTCACAACCACACATTTAAAGCG GTTGAAGGATTTCACTTTATGCCACTAATAGATTGTGCGAAATGTAGTTCTGCTAAAAATACTAGGGCTACGCTCAAGTTCCACCCAAA ATTaagtaaatttgttaagTACCAGGAATTTAAAGTTCAAGAACCGCTGAGCCAGCTTTTAGAAGGCAATTTGCCAGTCATGTTAAACTGTTATATCGCGGGAGATTTTACTTTTTCTGAAAATTTAACACCTGGAACCAGCGTTAAAATAACTGGAATTTTAACACCAATCGCCAAATTCGGCTACTTTGCATCAAACCCAACATTTTTAGCAGACAATATGTTTCAAGTATTACATTTGGAAagtattaaaaattcaaaccATATATTCGCCAAAACAATTTCAGGGCCTCAATTGGAAGCGCACGTGGACAAGTTGTTAAATTCAAGTGATTTATATGATCGG TTATCATTCAATATTGCCCCGGAGATATATGGCCATGACGATGTTAAGAAGGCACTCTTGTTACAATTG ATTGGAGGATGCAGCACCAAAAAAGTGGATGGAGGCCATATTAGAGGCGATATACACATTTTATTGATG GGCGATCCTGGTGTTGCAAAGAGTCAacttttgaaaaaaatatgttcCCTATCAAATAGGGCTGTTTACACAACAG GCAAGGGATCTAGCAGTGCCGGTTTAACTGCAGCCATTGTCAAAGATCCCAGGACTGGAGAAACCACTTTAGAAGGCGGGGCTCTAGTATTAGCAGATACTGGGATATGCTGTATAGACGAATTTGACAAG ATGGATGTATATGATAGGAGTGCCATATATGAG ACTGTTTCAATAGCAAAAGCTGGCCATGTAACGGGAATGCCTGCAAG ATGTGCTGTATTGGCAGCAGCAAATCCGATTTCAGGAAAGTACGACATTAAAAAGAGCGTATTTCAGAATATAAACCTACCAGCAGCTCTTCTAACAAG GTTTGACctacaatttttactattAGACAGAGCAAACAGATCAAACGATGTAATGTTAGCTCAACATGTGATTGGTGTTATGAGGGGAGAACCGcataataataatcaaatgtTGCTCCCGAAAGAAGTTTTTATGGAATTTATAGCAAGGGCTAAACGGATAAATCCCAAAATACCTCAAAGTGTTTCCGATTTAATCTGTGACTGGTATGTTTCCATGAGGGAGGTGGAGGAGAAGCAGGATTTCTACAACGATAAAAGGATTAGCTACACAACTCCTCGTGCTTTATTGGCCGTTATAAGACTTTCACAAGCACTAGCTAGGTTGAGACATTCAGAGGAAGTAGCACTGGAAGACTTTCATGAAGCCATCAGATTGACTGAACAATCGAAGGCTAGTGTGACAGAGGCAATTTTGGATCATAGGAAAGCCAGAAATGTCGATTACACAACTCAGGTTATGAACATTTTGAGGCATGATTc GGAATCTATGATGAAACGCATTTTATGGGATGGATGGCTGCCAATGGCAGATTTGAATCAACAAACTTTGGTTTATGGGATTAAGAAATCGCAAGTTTCATCGGCTATCCAAAAATACATAGAATTGGCTGTACTAGTTAAAAGTAGCGATGAAAAGGTAGCATTTATACAGGACATTAAGGAGTAA
- a CDS encoding conserved Plasmodium protein, unknown function (overlaps_old_locusTagID:BBM_I01060), translating to MDDIFQNVHFESINVVIGNDLPDYSPLILDLSGRCHNFVTPYTESKESVFWANLKCEKDVRVDRGISRDSSIHVPSCATLHIGDYSIDGERSDFDGYSIAFLRRCYGNDNSKLQLIGIANSCLKFAGRPLFGDVSNIEDGTVFKLYSSSDLLSTNLPWCCLHLEKKLIPFFKQAIRDNTLTIRQQIQISSNSKFRNAMIMICGDETFFVYRSALNGTFMLIGYQEHETVIPIYAVCRSILHINKATVNLQFLNNLVVSRALSLELFLSSCLASKAQVMSHISNSFTPLEMIWNDECNVILVDPDNSCGLQLALVATRKIGPMFTIDSLKKFGIVSNKYDFHYSILALKRLAKLTIIEGGTCNPINDAKILHKLSQNGYKNVHVEIDLYLLHLNLCKWLLSHDTITYSNLSRAVDLILFQSISGKNLQTMIDCILRDNNRCCEDLHYRLKCERCLYICLLEYYYGGGLTVGSFAAKMSAKRVTNLVTTSMSEILEKLKTLEIDSVRSAIFRQVKCFNYLAYQYHTRGFPEIRLSVYQGQEDISFNQLISQLYSPMSCHVSFLADTVDYGSYGGEISFKIIPWQMQFWILRDCLSYLFELKRDWLLERMQRVLYMFFNVQWECRGGCDIERLKGVNWKTLGLDILTGPPTGHTRATLKMFTSSSNYATGEQDLLSSARDLDNFIDLVDNSGNRTVCPFATEWEYLITNANVPIGAIKY from the coding sequence ATGGATGATATTTTCCAAAATGTACATTTCGAATCAATAAATGTGGTGATTGGTAACGATTTACCTGATTATAGTCCATTGATTTTGGATCTTTCTGGTCGCTGCCACAATTTTGTTACGCCATATACAGAATCCAAGGAATCGGTTTTTTGGGCAAATTTAAAGTGTGAAAAGGACGTACGTGTTGATCGTGGAATTAGTCGAGACTCAAGCATTCATGTTCCATCTTGTGCCACCTTGCATATTGGAGATTATTCAATTGATGGAGAGAGGAGTGATTTTGATGGATATTCTATCGCATTTCTAAGAAGATGTTATGGTAACGATAATTCTAAACTGCAATTAATTGGAATTGCAAATTCATGTCTAAAGTTTGCTGGAAGGCCACTATTTGGAGATGTGAGCAACATTGAAGATGGGACGGTATTCAAGCTTTATTCATCCAGCGATCtattatcaacaaatttacccTGGTGTTGTTTGCATTTGGAAAAGAAATTGATTccattttttaaacaagCCATTAGGGACAATACGCTCACCATTAGACAGCAAATCCAAATCAGTTCGAATAGTAAATTTAGAAATGCAATGATTATGATTTGTGGAGATGAGACATTTTTTGTTTATCGATCAGCACTAAATGGAACATTTATGTTGATAGGTTATCAGGAGCATGAAACTGTGATACCAATATATGCAGTTTGTAGgtcaattttacatatcAATAAGGCCACggtaaatttgcaatttctAAACAACCTTGTCGTCTCTAGGGCACTATCACTCGAACTATTTCTATCATCATGCCTAGCTTCAAAAGCTCAGGTGATGTCTCACATCTCAAACTCATTTACTCCACTTGAAATGATATGGAATGATGAATGTAATGTCATTTTAGTGGACCCCGATAATAGTTGTGGGCTACAATTGGCTCTTGTGGCTACTAGGAAGATTGGTCCAATGTTCACAATTGATTCTCTTAAGAAATTCGGAATTGTTTCcaataaatatgattttCACTATTCAATATTGGCTTTAAAAAGGCTTgcaaaattgacaattatCGAAGGTGGCACTTGTAATCCAATTAACGATGCTAAAATTTTGCACAAATTGTCACAAAATGGATATAAAAACGTTCATGTTGAAATAGATTTGTACCTTCTACACTTAAATTTGTGCAAATGGTTATTGTCGCATGACACAATTACCTATTCGAACCTCTCCAGGGCCGTGGATTTGATCCTTTTTCAATCAATTAGTGGCAAGAATTTACAAACTATGATTGATTGTATTCTCAGAGATAATAATCGCTGTTGTGAAGATCTACACTACCGTTTGAAATGTGAAAGAtgtttgtatatttgtttgCTTGAATATTATTACGGAGGTGGCTTGACTGTTGGCAGTTTTGCCGCCAAAATGTCTGCAAAAAGGGTGACTAACCTGGTAACCACTTCAATGAGTGAGATACTCGAGAAGCTTAAAacattggaaattgatAGTGTGAGATCTGCGATTTTCAGACAAGtaaaatgttttaattaCCTTGCGTACCAATACCACACCAGAGGATTTCCGGAGATTAGACTTTCAGTATACCAGGGGCAAGAAGACATTAGCTTTAATCAGCTCATATCACAATTGTACTCTCCCATGTCATGCCATGTATCCTTTTTGGCCGATACTGTGGACTATGGGAGCTATGGGGGAGAAATTTCCTTCAAAATCATTCCTTGGCAAATGCAATTTTGGATCTTACGAGATTGTCTATCATACCTATTCGAACTCAAGCGCGATTGGTTGTTGGAAAGGATGCAACGAgtgttatatatgtttttCAATGTGCAGTGGGAATGTAGGGGTGGCTGTGACATAGAGAGATTGAAGGGTGTCAATTGGAAGACGTTAGGATTGGACATTTTAACCGGGCCGCCAACGGGGCACACAAGAGCGACACTCAAAATGTTTACCAGCAGTTCAAATTATGCAACAGGCGAACAAGATCTATTGAGTTCTGCGCGGGATTTGGATAATTTCATTGACTTGGTGGATAATTCAGGTAACAGAACAGTTTGCCCGTTTGCGACAGAGTGGGAATATCTCATCACCAACGCAAACGTACCCATAGGTGCTATTAAATACTAA
- a CDS encoding CCR4-NOT transcription complex subunit 9 (overlaps_old_locusTagID:BBM_I01040), producing the protein MSANQQVSSKPGAVGDVQQQNTGVQPTNIQQPPIDEERMFHLVHDLSVPELSEQALAELSRHRENYSDLALVIWHSYGTMTTLLHEIISVYQYLHPPTLTAIASTKVCNSLALLQCVASHPQTRRPFLNAQIPLFLYPFLNIASKSRPLEYLRLTCLGVIGALVKTDDPVAMGFLLDTEIIPLCLRIMETGSDISKTVAIFIVQKILLDDRGLNYVCETANRFYTVASVLSTMVNASVEAPSRRLLKHITRCYLRLTDNPRAKDALSKCLPPVLRKIDPAFYPCIKEEPALKKWLLQLICNTEPANNQGIGNLRPNISQAPKQQLKNQFQMPNHAQMQPGIQQFNPSTQVIGHQIPPSQHRASPNFTQVSPNFTPGALAKTPASDARQ; encoded by the exons ATGTCAGCCAACCAGCAGGTTTCCTCCAAGCCCGGAGCAGTTGGTGACGTTCAGCAACAAAACACTGGTGTTCAACCCACTAATATACAACAACCTCCCATAGATGAGGAGAGAATGTTCCACTTAGTCCATGATCTATCCGTACCGGAATTATCCGAACAAGCGTTAGCTGAACTATCTCGTCACAGGGAAAACTACTCCGACCTAGCTCTTGTTATATGGCATAGCTACGGGACTATGACAACGCTACTGCACGAAATAATTTCCGTTTA TCAATACTTACACCCCCCAACATTGACAGCCATTGCCTCAACCAAAGTCTGCAATTCCCTAGCTCTACTCCAATGCGTGGCATCACACCCGCAGACTAGAAGGCCATTTTTGAATG CCCAAATACCACTATTTCTCTATCCTTTTCTAAACATAGCATCAAAAAGTAGGCCATTGGAGTATCTACGCCTAACTTGTTTGGGTGTTATTGGAGCACTGGTTAAG aCTGATGATCCCGTGGCAATGGGGTTTTTACTTGACACAGAGATTATTCCATTGTGTTTGAGAATTATGGAAACGGGGTCGGATATTTCCAAAACA gttgcaatttttattgtcCAAAAGATCCTTTTAGATGATAGAGGATTGAATTATGTCTGCGAAACTGCAAATAGATTCTATACCGTTGCTTCCGTATTATCTACTATGGTTAATGCGTCAGTTGAGGCCCCATCGAGGCGACTTTTAAAACATATAACTCGCTGTTATCTCAGGTTAACCGATAATCCGAGAGCTAAAGATGCGCTCAGTAAATGTTTACCCCCGGTACTACGCAAAAT CGACCCTGCGTTTTATCCGTGTATCAAAGAGGAACCGGCATTGAAAAAATGGCTGCTCCAGTTAATTTGTAACACCGAACCGGCAAATAATCAGGGAATTGGAAATCTGCGGCCTAATATTTCTCAGGCCCCAAAGCAACAACTGAAGAATCAGTTCCAAATGCCTAATCATGCTCAGATGCAGCCTGgtattcaacaatttaaccCATCTACTCAAGTTATTGGACACCAAATTCCACCATCGCAACACCGAGCCTCCCCAAATTTCACCCAAGTTTCGCCAAATTTCACCCCCGGGGCTTTGGCAAAAACTCCAGCGTCAGATGCTCGACAGTAA